One genomic segment of Penaeus chinensis breed Huanghai No. 1 chromosome 13, ASM1920278v2, whole genome shotgun sequence includes these proteins:
- the LOC125031753 gene encoding transcription factor GAGA-like, which produces MADDILSLKWNNHIKTFHEMLGSIRHKGFYSDATITCDGKFYPVHKLVLSSCSDYFGSIFDATQCKHPVIVIKDIKHEDMEALLNYMYLGEAKVARSLLPELFKAAECLKIKGLAIPDEALTHDETNITKPDIEGSPPRKRQKPDGPAPDTECMEISMRNQHDQEGHHQSEYVSQQESRAYDLKAHRDPFNVTKEEVDFESISESEVVEREKDIPELQEIMQPLMPTRQPHIAQDPYIQWKPETSGHHSNSGYPLCPTNSVMNMNMKEEPTIDPVNTLKCPYCPKTFLYPAKLQSHLRTHTGEKPFACPFCTYRATQQGNLNRHIKIKHHRENPENPEGN; this is translated from the exons ATGGCAGACGATATTCTTTCCCTGAAGTGGAACAACCACATTAAGACATTCCATGAGATGCTTGGCAGTATTAGACACAAG GGTTTCTACTCTGATGCAACCATTACCTGCGATGGAAAGTTTTATCCAGTTCACAAGCTAGTTTTATCATCATGCAGTGACTATTTTGGAAGTATATTTGATGCCACACAGTGCAAGcatcctgttattgttatcaaggACATCAAGCATGAAGATATGGAAGCCCTTTTGAATTATATGTATCTGGGAGAAGCCAAG gTGGCACGAAGTCTCCTGCCTGAACTTTTCAAGGCTGCAGAGTGCCTCAAAATAAAAGGACTGGCCATTCCTGATGAGGCACTGACCCATGACGAGACCAATATAACCAAACCTGATATAGAAGGCAGCCCCCCAAGGAAACGGCAGAAACCAGATGGACCAGCACCAGATACTGAATGTATGGAGATTTCCATGAGGAATCAGCACGACCAGGAGGGACACCATCAGTCAGAATATGTGTCACAGCAGGAGTCTAGAGCCTATGACCTTAAG GCACACAGAGATCCTTTCAACGTTACCAAAGAGGAAGTAGACTTTGAAAGCATATCCGAGAGCGaggtggtagagagagaaaaggacattcCTGAGCTTCAAGAAATTATGCAACCACTGATGCCCACAAGACAACCTCACATAGCCCAG GACCCTTACATACAATGGAAGCCAGAAACAAGTGGCCATCACAGCAATTCTGGTTATCCTTTGTGTCCAACCAACTctgtaatgaatatgaatatg AAGGAGGAACCTACCATCGACCCTGTCAATACTCTGAAATGTCCTTACTGTCCCAAGACTTTCCTCTATCCTGCCAAACTACAAAGCCACCTACGAACTCACACAGGAGAGAAACCTTTTGCATGCCCTTTCTGTACGTACCGAGCTACGCAACAAGGAAACCTCAATCGCCACATTAAGATTAAGCATCACAGAGAGAACCCAGAAAACCCAGAGGGTAATTAG